From Verrucomicrobia bacterium S94, the proteins below share one genomic window:
- the urtD gene encoding urea ABC transporter ATP-binding protein UrtD, whose translation MDLKTPDYVNDNPEQNELWDKKYLLFLSGITAVFDGFKALDLENLGILHNELRVVIGPNGAGKSTMCDVITGKTRPTTGKVWFDGTEITKKKEDEIVRMGIGRKFQTPTVYDSLSVYENMELSLPGSKGVFKTLIAQNSKVEHDRIMHLLERVRLADDADTEARYLSHGQRQWLAISSLILSQPRLLLVDEPAAGLTDAETELTGELLLELKKDHTLIVIEHDMDFVRQLDSRVTVLCEGRSMAEGPLEEVKNNPEVIEAYLGR comes from the coding sequence ATGGATCTGAAAACACCGGATTACGTAAACGACAATCCCGAACAGAATGAGCTTTGGGATAAAAAATATCTCCTTTTTCTGTCGGGCATCACAGCGGTATTCGATGGCTTCAAGGCGCTTGACCTCGAAAATCTTGGCATTCTGCACAACGAACTGCGGGTGGTGATCGGACCGAACGGTGCCGGTAAATCAACGATGTGCGATGTGATTACCGGAAAAACCCGGCCGACCACCGGCAAAGTCTGGTTCGACGGCACCGAGATTACGAAGAAAAAGGAGGACGAAATTGTGCGCATGGGCATCGGCCGGAAATTCCAGACCCCGACCGTATACGACAGTCTTTCAGTTTACGAAAATATGGAGCTTTCGCTGCCTGGTTCAAAGGGGGTTTTTAAAACGCTGATTGCACAGAATAGCAAAGTGGAACACGACCGCATTATGCATCTGCTGGAACGGGTGCGACTGGCCGATGATGCCGACACGGAGGCACGCTATCTCAGCCACGGCCAGCGCCAGTGGCTGGCCATCAGTTCATTGATTCTCTCCCAGCCGCGCCTGCTGCTGGTGGATGAACCGGCGGCAGGACTCACTGATGCCGAAACCGAGCTGACCGGGGAACTGCTGCTGGAACTGAAAAAAGACCATACTCTGATTGTAATTGAGCATGATATGGATTTTGTCCGTCAGCTGGATTCGCGCGTCACCGTGCTCTGTGAAGGACGGTCTATGGCTGAAGGTCCATTGGAAGAAGTGAAAAATAATCCGGAAGTCATTGAGGCCTACCTGGGACGCTGA
- the urtC gene encoding urea ABC transporter permease subunit UrtC — protein MTERTMNEPAGIHLGSRCGTSAGQMNISFAGVVLAIAVLLPLLAQAGLVSVETVNMAGRYMALAIVALGLDLIWGYTGILSLCQAFFFALGGYAMGIHLAHQGTLHNGIPEALYVVYPYKIGETRGMEVLPWFWQIFKPFTLTVILGILLPGLVAGCIGFAGFLSRVRGVYFSILTQALTVAAMMFFSKNEMKLCGTNGLTHFKTIAGHDLSDPSTKIGLYVVTLLCLIGAYLICLLITKTRFGRVLLAVRDSETALRFAGYKPYAYKTAIFVFAGMLAGLAGLLYTPQANIMTPSYMEARWSILMVIWVAVGGRGTLVGAVTGALVINLLYSMMTSQWSIGRFDWKPDYWPFVLGLLFIVVVLALPHGIVGLWRKLIGKLAELD, from the coding sequence ATGACTGAGCGAACGATGAATGAACCGGCCGGTATCCATCTTGGATCGCGTTGCGGAACTTCCGCCGGACAGATGAATATATCGTTTGCCGGTGTGGTGCTGGCTATTGCCGTGCTGCTGCCCCTGCTGGCACAGGCCGGACTGGTTTCTGTTGAAACGGTTAATATGGCCGGGCGTTATATGGCGTTGGCGATTGTGGCGCTGGGACTCGATCTGATCTGGGGCTACACCGGAATCCTCAGTCTGTGTCAGGCTTTTTTCTTTGCACTCGGCGGGTATGCCATGGGTATTCATCTGGCGCATCAGGGCACGTTGCACAATGGTATTCCGGAAGCGCTGTATGTGGTTTACCCGTATAAAATCGGTGAAACGCGCGGCATGGAAGTGCTGCCCTGGTTCTGGCAGATCTTCAAACCGTTCACGCTGACGGTTATTCTCGGTATTCTGCTTCCGGGGCTGGTTGCAGGGTGCATTGGATTTGCCGGATTTCTGAGTCGGGTGCGTGGCGTCTATTTCTCGATTCTTACGCAGGCTTTGACGGTTGCGGCCATGATGTTTTTCAGTAAAAACGAGATGAAGCTCTGCGGGACCAACGGGCTGACGCATTTCAAAACCATTGCAGGGCACGACCTGAGCGATCCGTCGACAAAGATCGGGCTGTATGTGGTTACGCTGCTCTGTCTGATCGGGGCCTATCTGATCTGTCTGCTGATCACCAAAACACGTTTCGGCCGGGTGCTGCTGGCGGTGCGCGATTCCGAAACCGCATTGCGGTTTGCCGGCTATAAACCCTATGCCTATAAAACCGCCATCTTTGTATTTGCCGGCATGCTGGCCGGGCTGGCCGGACTGTTGTATACGCCGCAGGCGAATATTATGACCCCTTCCTATATGGAAGCGCGCTGGTCGATCCTTATGGTGATCTGGGTGGCGGTCGGCGGACGCGGTACATTGGTCGGGGCGGTTACCGGTGCGCTGGTGATCAACCTGCTTTACAGCATGATGACTTCGCAGTGGAGCATCGGCCGTTTTGACTGGAAACCCGATTACTGGCCGTTTGTGCTCGGGCTGCTGTTTATTGTGGTCGTGCTGGCGCTGCCCCATGGAATTGTCGGTCTTTGGCGGAAGCTTATCGGTAAACTGGCGGAGCTTGACTGA
- the ureC gene encoding urease subunit alpha, whose protein sequence is MKIPRKNYAAMFGPTTGDKVRLGDTNLVIEVEKDLTVYGDECKFGGGKVLRDGMGQQSGVSQDVALDLLITNALILDYTGIYKADIGVKNGRIHAIGKAGNPDMMDGVNPDMICGPTTEVIAGEKLILTAGGFDAHIHFICPQQINEALASGLTTMLGGGTGPATGTNATTCTPGKTHIEMMLRSTDAYPMNFAFLGKGNSSSPVGLTEQIEAGAAGLKLHEDWGSTPAAIDCCLDVAEQYDVQVAIHTDTLNESGMVENTCASFKGRTIHTYHTEGAGGGHAPDIMKLCGEPNVLPSSTNPTRPYTVNTIDEHLDMLMVCHHLDKRIPEDVAFAESRIRGETIAAEDILHDMGALSIIASDSQAMGRIGEVITRTWQTAHKMKEQRGPLPEDEGTGNDNFRTRRYVAKYTINPAVAHGMSHEIGSIEPGKLADLVLWRPDFFGSKPEIVIKGGVIAQAQMGDPNASIPTPQPFFSRPMFGSFGSAPANNSLVFVSQASLDNVAGYHLNKSASAVKNCRGLTKKDMKLNDLLPDIEIDPETYKVTVDGEHLTCEPAEKLPLAQLYQLF, encoded by the coding sequence ATGAAAATTCCGCGTAAAAATTATGCCGCAATGTTCGGTCCGACCACCGGCGATAAAGTACGGTTGGGAGATACGAATCTGGTGATTGAAGTTGAAAAAGATCTCACCGTCTACGGTGATGAATGTAAATTCGGCGGTGGTAAAGTGCTGCGCGATGGCATGGGGCAGCAGTCCGGAGTTTCACAGGACGTCGCGCTGGATCTGCTGATTACCAATGCGCTGATTCTCGATTATACCGGAATTTATAAAGCTGATATCGGCGTCAAAAACGGCCGCATTCATGCCATTGGTAAAGCCGGTAATCCCGATATGATGGACGGTGTGAATCCGGATATGATCTGCGGTCCGACCACCGAAGTGATCGCCGGGGAAAAACTGATTCTCACCGCCGGGGGATTTGACGCCCATATCCATTTTATCTGTCCTCAGCAGATAAACGAAGCGTTGGCTTCCGGTCTCACCACGATGCTCGGCGGCGGCACCGGCCCGGCCACCGGCACCAATGCCACGACCTGTACACCCGGTAAAACCCATATTGAAATGATGCTGCGGTCCACCGATGCCTATCCCATGAATTTTGCCTTTCTCGGCAAAGGTAACAGCTCGAGCCCTGTGGGACTGACGGAACAGATCGAAGCGGGAGCCGCCGGACTGAAGCTGCACGAAGACTGGGGTTCGACCCCGGCGGCGATCGACTGCTGCCTTGATGTGGCGGAGCAGTATGATGTGCAGGTGGCCATTCATACCGATACCCTGAATGAATCGGGAATGGTGGAAAACACCTGTGCATCATTCAAAGGTCGAACCATTCATACCTACCATACCGAGGGTGCCGGCGGCGGGCATGCACCCGATATTATGAAGCTGTGCGGCGAGCCCAATGTGCTGCCGTCCTCCACCAATCCGACCCGGCCCTATACCGTGAATACGATCGATGAGCATCTCGATATGCTCATGGTCTGTCATCATCTCGATAAACGGATTCCCGAAGATGTTGCTTTTGCGGAAAGCCGTATCCGTGGCGAAACGATCGCTGCGGAGGATATACTGCATGATATGGGGGCCCTTTCAATTATTGCCTCCGATTCCCAGGCCATGGGCCGCATCGGCGAAGTCATCACCCGCACCTGGCAGACTGCTCATAAAATGAAGGAACAGCGCGGACCTTTGCCGGAGGATGAAGGGACGGGAAATGATAATTTCCGCACACGACGTTATGTGGCGAAATATACCATCAATCCTGCCGTGGCTCATGGTATGAGCCACGAAATCGGTTCTATTGAACCCGGAAAACTGGCGGATCTGGTTTTATGGCGCCCCGATTTTTTCGGCAGCAAACCGGAAATCGTCATTAAGGGCGGTGTGATTGCACAGGCGCAGATGGGTGATCCGAATGCATCGATCCCGACGCCGCAGCCGTTCTTTTCGCGGCCTATGTTCGGCAGTTTCGGTTCGGCCCCGGCCAATAATTCGCTGGTGTTTGTTTCGCAGGCTTCGCTGGACAATGTGGCCGGGTATCATTTGAACAAGTCTGCTTCCGCTGTGAAAAACTGCCGGGGACTGACGAAAAAGGATATGAAGCTTAACGACCTGCTTCCCGATATTGAAATTGATCCGGAAACCTACAAAGTGACTGTCGACGGGGAGCACCTCACCTGCGAACCTGCTGAAAAACTGCCGCTGGCGCAGCTGTACCAACTGTTCTGA
- the urtE gene encoding urea ABC transporter ATP-binding subunit UrtE: protein MLKIDKMSFSYGGVQALFEVTMEVPVGEMVCIMGRNGVGKTTLVRNIMGLLSLSFGSVTFNGTDISVLPPHKRVRLGMAYVPQGRQIFPRLTVEENLRTGLASKQDLIPTEVFEYFPVLDEMRSRMGGDLSGGQQQQLAIARALVTRPKLLILDEPTEGIQPNIIQRIGEVLRSLSREQGMTILIVEQYLDFVKEFCDRFVLMNRGRVVAADEITHLREELVEEYLHV from the coding sequence ATGTTGAAGATTGATAAAATGAGTTTTTCGTACGGTGGGGTTCAGGCGCTCTTTGAGGTAACGATGGAGGTGCCTGTCGGGGAAATGGTCTGCATTATGGGTCGCAACGGCGTGGGTAAAACCACGCTTGTCCGCAATATTATGGGACTGCTTTCACTCTCCTTCGGCAGTGTGACTTTTAATGGCACCGATATTTCGGTGCTTCCGCCTCATAAGCGCGTTCGGCTGGGGATGGCCTATGTGCCGCAGGGGCGGCAGATTTTTCCCCGACTCACCGTCGAAGAAAATCTGCGGACCGGTCTGGCCTCGAAACAGGATCTGATTCCGACCGAGGTCTTTGAATATTTTCCGGTGCTTGATGAAATGCGCAGTCGCATGGGCGGGGATCTGTCGGGCGGACAGCAGCAGCAGCTTGCGATTGCCCGCGCACTGGTTACCCGTCCGAAGCTGCTGATTCTCGACGAACCCACCGAAGGCATTCAGCCGAATATTATTCAGCGGATCGGCGAGGTGCTGCGTTCCCTCAGCCGGGAACAGGGCATGACCATTCTGATTGTTGAGCAGTATCTGGATTTTGTGAAGGAGTTCTGTGACCGCTTCGTTTTGATGAATCGCGGCCGCGTGGTTGCCGCGGATGAAATAACCCATCTGCGTGAAGAGCTTGTGGAAGAGTATCTTCACGTCTGA
- the ureA gene encoding urease subunit gamma, protein MHLSPREIEKLMLHNAGFLAQKRYARGLKLNYVETVALLSAQLLEFIREGCSVAELMERGKKLLGFEDVMDGVASMLPEVQVEGTFPDGTKLITVHQPVCREKGEPELALYGSGLTRNNAGIPVDNIIEKMPGEVICETGELELNAGRKTLELTVLNHGDRPVQVGSHYPFFETNPALLFDRAKAFGKRLNIPSGTAIRFEPGESKRVELVDIGGTATVRGGNALIQSTDSEEAALKLARNRSFNHEEEAR, encoded by the coding sequence ATGCATTTATCACCGAGGGAAATTGAAAAGCTGATGCTGCATAATGCCGGGTTTCTGGCGCAGAAACGTTATGCACGCGGCCTGAAACTCAACTATGTGGAAACCGTGGCCCTGCTCTCCGCCCAGCTGCTGGAATTCATTCGCGAAGGCTGTTCCGTGGCTGAGCTGATGGAACGCGGAAAAAAACTGCTCGGTTTTGAGGATGTAATGGACGGGGTGGCATCCATGCTTCCTGAAGTGCAGGTGGAAGGAACCTTTCCGGACGGCACTAAACTGATTACGGTGCACCAGCCGGTCTGCCGGGAAAAGGGGGAACCGGAACTGGCGCTTTACGGTTCCGGTCTGACCCGGAACAACGCCGGAATTCCGGTGGATAACATCATTGAAAAAATGCCCGGCGAAGTCATCTGCGAGACCGGTGAACTGGAGCTGAATGCCGGCCGGAAAACCCTTGAACTGACTGTACTCAACCACGGCGACCGGCCGGTGCAGGTCGGTTCACACTATCCTTTTTTTGAAACCAATCCGGCCCTGCTGTTCGATCGGGCCAAGGCGTTCGGGAAGCGGCTGAATATCCCGTCCGGTACCGCGATCCGGTTTGAACCCGGCGAATCCAAACGGGTTGAGCTGGTTGATATCGGCGGCACGGCCACCGTGCGCGGCGGCAATGCGCTGATCCAGTCCACCGATTCGGAAGAGGCGGCCCTGAAGCTGGCTCGTAACCGAAGCTTCAACCACGAAGAGGAAGCCAGATGA